The Acidianus infernus genome window below encodes:
- a CDS encoding DNA-directed RNA polymerase subunit M, translating to MNKKERRVAVLVEGKEISAICVFRGQFLEHLFLGKTKEEVRSQFNNSSVSKEITSISPSNEFEEICRFIVGKISQKINKVNS from the coding sequence TTGAATAAAAAAGAAAGAAGAGTAGCAGTGCTAGTTGAAGGTAAAGAAATAAGCGCTATCTGCGTTTTTAGAGGACAATTTCTAGAGCATCTTTTTTTAGGCAAAACTAAAGAGGAGGTTCGTTCACAATTTAATAATTCTTCCGTTAGTAAGGAGATTACGAGCATTTCACCCTCAAATGAGTTTGAGGAAATATGCAGATTTATAGTAGGGAAGATATCGCAAAAAATAAATAAAGTAAATTCTTAG
- a CDS encoding DNA-directed RNA polymerase subunit L, producing the protein MQIKILKSNDTYAEIEIEGEEHTLGNLLAGSLRKVEGVIYASYYQPHPLVNSIVLKVMTNGEIKPMDAIKKAIEIAENYANKYLEEIKKIE; encoded by the coding sequence ATGCAAATTAAGATATTAAAATCTAATGATACATATGCTGAAATAGAAATTGAGGGAGAAGAACATACTCTAGGAAACCTTCTAGCTGGAAGTTTGAGGAAAGTTGAAGGAGTAATTTATGCTTCATATTATCAACCTCATCCACTAGTTAATTCAATAGTGTTAAAAGTAATGACTAATGGAGAAATTAAGCCCATGGATGCAATTAAAAAGGCTATAGAAATTGCAGAAAATTACGCAAATAAATACCTTGAGGAAATAAAGAAAATTGAATAA
- a CDS encoding exosome complex RNA-binding protein Csl4, with the protein MKDQGEITFPGDLLGVIEEFSPGEGSYEEDGNVRSSTIGKVFYDMINRRSNVLSPRKSIMVTLRKAKYVYGIVTLIKEDVANVDIVSIEEKFITPITGLLHISQISNKRLNSILEAIRVGDVIKAKPLTFTPPISLTIKQKDLGVIFAQCSICGHTMIKLDEEHLKCVYCGNVEQRKVGNYVVKKYAN; encoded by the coding sequence ATGAAAGACCAAGGAGAAATAACCTTTCCTGGAGATTTACTGGGAGTAATAGAAGAATTTTCTCCTGGAGAAGGATCTTATGAAGAGGACGGAAATGTTAGGTCTTCGACTATAGGAAAAGTATTTTATGACATGATTAACAGAAGGAGTAACGTTCTTTCTCCTAGAAAATCTATTATGGTAACTTTAAGGAAGGCCAAATACGTTTACGGTATAGTAACTCTAATAAAGGAAGACGTAGCCAACGTTGACATTGTAAGCATAGAAGAGAAATTCATAACACCAATTACCGGACTTTTGCACATCTCTCAAATAAGTAATAAAAGGTTAAACTCTATATTAGAAGCAATCAGAGTTGGAGACGTGATAAAAGCTAAGCCTTTAACTTTTACTCCCCCAATTAGTTTAACCATAAAACAAAAAGATCTTGGAGTAATCTTTGCCCAATGTTCAATCTGCGGGCATACGATGATCAAATTAGATGAGGAACATTTAAAATGTGTATATTGCGGTAATGTAGAACAGAGAAAAGTAGGAAATTACGTGGTGAAAAAATATGCAAATTAA
- the dph2 gene encoding diphthamide biosynthesis enzyme Dph2 — MNYFFDEDKVVEEIKKRNAKKVLLQFPEGLRYFSTEIVSKLEDKIKDVEFIISGEPSWGACDIAEDEAQILGVDLIIHFGHTPYTWYYPKFPTVFIPTESNLKIEEKVIDEAKELAKKYNPRKISLSATIQHAKLLPELKEHFTEFEVEIGKPSNPFMLDGQVLGCDYKAIPLDVDLHINVSGGKFHALGIGLYTGKPVINIDPYSKRAEDITNEVNKILKIRYSKIMQALDAKTWVIIQGIKVGQNRPLMVKYLEKKLKEKGYKVYIISNKVLNVDTLRNIDRSYIDAYVVTSCPRLPTDDLYNFEKPVLTPGEARMVINNKLEPYIFPW; from the coding sequence GTGAACTATTTTTTTGATGAAGATAAGGTAGTAGAGGAAATAAAAAAGAGGAACGCAAAAAAAGTTTTATTGCAATTTCCTGAAGGTTTAAGATATTTTTCTACAGAAATCGTTTCTAAGTTAGAGGATAAAATAAAGGACGTAGAATTTATAATATCTGGAGAACCGAGTTGGGGAGCTTGCGACATAGCTGAAGACGAAGCACAAATACTTGGCGTAGATTTAATAATACATTTTGGCCATACCCCTTATACTTGGTATTACCCAAAGTTTCCCACAGTATTCATACCAACAGAAAGTAACCTAAAGATTGAAGAAAAAGTGATAGACGAGGCGAAAGAATTAGCAAAAAAATATAACCCAAGGAAAATATCACTTTCAGCAACGATACAACACGCAAAACTTTTGCCAGAATTAAAAGAACACTTCACAGAATTTGAAGTAGAAATAGGAAAGCCTTCCAATCCTTTCATGTTAGATGGGCAAGTATTGGGTTGCGATTATAAGGCAATACCATTGGACGTCGATCTACATATTAACGTCTCTGGTGGAAAATTCCACGCATTAGGAATAGGGCTATACACAGGTAAGCCTGTAATAAACATTGACCCCTACTCGAAAAGGGCAGAAGACATAACTAACGAAGTTAACAAAATCCTGAAAATTAGATATTCTAAAATAATGCAAGCATTAGATGCAAAGACTTGGGTTATAATTCAAGGGATCAAGGTGGGACAAAATAGACCTTTAATGGTAAAATACCTTGAAAAGAAGTTAAAAGAAAAAGGGTACAAAGTCTACATTATAAGCAACAAAGTACTTAACGTGGACACTTTAAGAAATATCGATAGGAGTTATATAGACGCATATGTAGTAACTTCGTGCCCAAGACTTCCCACCGACGATTTATACAACTTTGAAAAACCAGTATTAACTCCAGGAGAGGCTAGAATGGTTATAAATAATAAGTTAGAACCATATATTTTCCCTTGGTAA
- a CDS encoding 50S ribosomal protein L16: protein MPLRPGRCYRHFSGPPYTRKEYIPGVPMPKITKFTMGTANKDYDYEVRMIVKELGQIRHNALEAARVMALKRISKLVGNETDFFLWVLKYPHHVLRENKMMAFAGADRLQDGMRLSFGKPIGTAVRIEKQGDVLMILRVKKEHLAFAKEAFEVAAKKLPLDVEIVVTPLKQEAKTQ, encoded by the coding sequence ATGCCGTTAAGACCAGGTAGATGTTACAGGCACTTCTCTGGGCCACCTTATACTAGAAAAGAATACATACCAGGAGTGCCGATGCCAAAAATTACAAAATTCACTATGGGTACTGCAAATAAGGATTACGATTACGAGGTTAGAATGATAGTAAAGGAGTTAGGACAAATAAGGCATAACGCATTGGAAGCGGCAAGAGTAATGGCCTTAAAGAGAATTTCAAAATTGGTAGGTAATGAAACAGACTTCTTCCTCTGGGTATTAAAATATCCCCACCATGTTTTAAGAGAAAACAAGATGATGGCCTTCGCTGGAGCAGACAGATTGCAAGACGGAATGAGATTATCTTTCGGCAAACCCATAGGAACTGCAGTAAGGATAGAAAAACAAGGAGATGTCCTAATGATACTTAGAGTTAAGAAAGAGCACTTAGCCTTTGCAAAGGAAGCTTTTGAAGTTGCAGCTAAAAAACTCCCTCTAGACGTGGAAATAGTTGTTACTCCGTTAAAACAGGAGGCAAAAACTCAGTGA
- a CDS encoding KEOPS complex subunit Pcc1 encodes MKVEVDIQIQSQYAKEIINSLKVDNINIPQGMQIDMNYNGNYANIKIIMEISSFKDILTLRNTADEILEHANLIINLLENKRIA; translated from the coding sequence TTGAAGGTTGAAGTAGATATTCAAATCCAGAGTCAGTACGCAAAAGAAATTATAAACAGTTTAAAAGTTGATAATATAAATATTCCTCAAGGCATGCAAATAGATATGAATTATAATGGAAATTATGCTAACATAAAGATAATAATGGAGATTTCATCTTTTAAGGATATATTAACTTTAAGAAATACGGCTGATGAGATACTTGAACACGCAAATTTAATTATAAACCTCCTAGAAAATAAAAGGATAGCTTAA
- a CDS encoding single-stranded DNA exonuclease, whose protein sequence is MENFIKEPTPEEAKKLIESINKEESLCIRIPYNVDAILAASLIIKYMESPSAISFSSSNCELEFSEKEGGKFVRFKNTEVFIGNSSFSSIIPITTEDILPILTGISSSVVLERRNFSDWELSIMRNSENLGITIEKNLKIPSYHDAPIFISLIESFDPYIPTVTGSRENAIALVNEIGIDELSKLTELNEGALNTLIFKIVSLIMKINPKVTRDDIITDRIFYLNYDSLELAFSFIYFLDTIGSKILVDFALNQSIARILINKFREIIGKGFSIGQVTEDKKFFIVESNLKSPTLLQLILLQTQKVRKNKPIVIKNDNKLLTSRYFINTEKEGLIEIEG, encoded by the coding sequence ATGGAGAACTTTATAAAAGAGCCGACTCCTGAGGAGGCAAAGAAACTAATAGAAAGCATTAACAAAGAGGAAAGTCTTTGTATAAGAATTCCTTATAATGTTGATGCAATACTTGCAGCTTCTTTGATTATAAAATACATGGAGAGTCCTTCTGCAATATCCTTCTCTTCAAGTAATTGTGAATTAGAATTTTCTGAAAAAGAAGGAGGTAAATTCGTTAGATTTAAAAATACTGAGGTTTTTATAGGAAATTCATCTTTCTCATCAATAATTCCAATAACTACTGAAGATATCTTACCAATATTAACTGGAATATCCTCTAGCGTAGTTTTAGAAAGGAGAAACTTCAGTGATTGGGAGCTTTCAATAATGAGGAACTCAGAAAATCTAGGAATTACTATAGAGAAAAACCTAAAAATTCCTTCATATCATGATGCACCGATTTTCATATCTCTAATTGAATCTTTTGATCCGTATATACCGACGGTAACTGGAAGCAGAGAAAATGCAATAGCATTAGTAAATGAGATAGGCATAGATGAACTTTCTAAATTAACTGAACTTAATGAAGGAGCTTTAAACACGTTAATTTTCAAAATTGTAAGTTTGATAATGAAAATTAACCCTAAGGTCACTAGAGATGACATCATAACTGATAGAATATTCTACCTTAATTACGATTCACTAGAACTGGCTTTCTCCTTTATTTACTTTCTAGATACTATAGGTTCAAAAATTTTAGTCGACTTCGCTCTAAACCAATCCATCGCAAGAATATTAATTAATAAATTTAGAGAAATTATAGGAAAAGGATTTTCAATAGGTCAAGTTACTGAAGATAAAAAATTCTTCATTGTAGAAAGTAATTTGAAATCGCCCACCCTCCTACAATTAATTTTGTTGCAAACACAGAAGGTGAGAAAGAATAAGCCAATAGTGATAAAAAACGACAATAAACTATTAACGTCAAGATATTTTATTAACACTGAAAAGGAAGGTTTGATAGAAATTGAAGGTTGA
- a CDS encoding lysylphosphatidylglycerol synthase domain-containing protein — translation MNWKNIISIMLPFLALFGYSLIFHVNIILALEKINYIVILGFLSAYIAQISIISIRDKYIVKVSYKNAFKARLLGNASSLLIPGWAGQELARAAIYNLEKRNLIESLSLSIAEAPFDVISGAILFIIVLPLKFYYIEFIYIIVALGNIIGWSIGMTYIYSTAGKYVETEKKIMRLIKVDKYYFLLLQGKDSIKKSIGNKRFIIYMALSFLGYLVLSAGLYPLIPNYFYDIIIIMAYFAATLFPIPAAAGVSELALALVLPSSYVFDIIILEYVSYALGFIFLREVSFSELKKDIDKIKKDGELYKRADS, via the coding sequence ATGAATTGGAAAAACATTATCTCAATAATGCTGCCATTTCTAGCGTTGTTCGGCTACTCATTAATATTTCACGTAAATATAATTCTCGCCTTAGAAAAAATTAATTATATAGTTATATTGGGTTTCTTATCAGCTTATATAGCACAAATTTCAATTATTTCGATTAGAGATAAATATATAGTAAAAGTATCTTATAAAAATGCATTTAAGGCTAGACTATTAGGGAATGCTAGCTCACTTTTGATTCCAGGATGGGCTGGACAAGAACTTGCAAGAGCCGCAATTTATAATTTAGAAAAAAGGAACCTTATTGAAAGCTTGAGTTTATCTATTGCCGAAGCTCCATTTGATGTCATTTCTGGTGCAATATTATTTATTATCGTTCTTCCATTAAAATTTTATTATATTGAATTTATATATATTATAGTGGCATTAGGGAATATAATAGGGTGGAGCATAGGAATGACTTATATTTATTCAACAGCTGGAAAATATGTTGAAACAGAGAAAAAAATAATGAGATTAATAAAAGTAGATAAATATTATTTTCTTTTATTACAAGGCAAAGATAGTATAAAAAAATCTATAGGAAATAAAAGGTTCATAATATATATGGCTTTATCCTTTCTTGGATATCTAGTATTAAGTGCAGGATTATATCCTTTAATTCCAAATTATTTTTACGATATTATAATAATCATGGCATATTTTGCAGCTACTCTTTTCCCTATACCTGCTGCAGCAGGAGTTTCAGAACTTGCCTTAGCATTAGTACTACCTTCTTCTTACGTTTTTGATATAATCATTCTAGAATATGTAAGTTATGCATTGGGATTTATTTTCTTGAGAGAAGTTAGCTTTAGTGAACTTAAAAAAGATATAGATAAAATAAAGAAAGATGGAGAACTTTATAAAAGAGCCGACTCCTGA
- a CDS encoding HesA/MoeB/ThiF family protein produces MDRFSRQLLALGIDVQEKIMSTKVLIVGCGALGSSIAELLVRLGVKELKIVDADVVELSNLHRTHIFTEKDLMKPKVLACKEFLEKINSEVKIEPIFDIIDETNAENLVKDVDVVFDGLDNINYRLILNDACVKYEKPLIYAGISGEYGNAKLVIPGKTSCLACFLQPSDSRNACDIIGTTTVVPNFLASIQVQLFINYLRGYSEDELVIADLKDLRLDKIKMKRNPQCEACSLHEYKYLRRMDINCGLTRAEKAEGDRIFSSNGVELYKYNGSYIICYNQKCFKKRIA; encoded by the coding sequence ATGGATAGGTTTTCTAGGCAACTATTAGCCCTTGGTATAGACGTTCAAGAAAAGATAATGAGCACTAAAGTTCTAATTGTCGGTTGTGGTGCTTTAGGCAGCTCTATTGCAGAACTTTTAGTTAGATTGGGAGTTAAAGAGTTAAAAATTGTAGATGCCGACGTTGTGGAACTGAGTAATCTACATAGAACTCACATCTTTACTGAAAAAGATTTAATGAAACCAAAAGTACTTGCCTGCAAGGAATTCCTTGAAAAAATAAACTCTGAAGTAAAAATTGAGCCTATTTTTGATATAATAGATGAAACTAATGCTGAAAATTTAGTAAAAGACGTAGATGTAGTTTTTGATGGTTTAGATAATATAAATTATAGGCTAATACTTAATGATGCATGTGTAAAATATGAGAAGCCTTTAATTTACGCTGGAATATCGGGAGAATACGGCAATGCTAAACTAGTCATTCCTGGTAAAACTTCCTGTTTAGCTTGTTTTTTACAGCCATCAGATTCAAGAAATGCCTGCGATATCATTGGAACAACTACAGTAGTTCCTAATTTCTTGGCATCAATTCAAGTTCAACTATTCATAAACTACCTAAGAGGATATTCTGAGGATGAACTCGTAATTGCTGATCTAAAAGATCTTCGACTTGATAAGATTAAAATGAAAAGAAATCCACAATGCGAAGCGTGTTCCCTTCATGAATACAAATATTTAAGGCGTATGGATATAAACTGTGGATTAACTAGAGCTGAAAAAGCAGAAGGAGATAGAATATTTTCCTCTAATGGTGTAGAACTATATAAATATAATGGCTCCTATATCATTTGCTATAACCAAAAATGTTTTAAAAAGAGGATAGCGTAA
- a CDS encoding transketolase yields MGERDGIPISIDELNKLKAIAERARRNVIKMQFYDHSIHVGSSLSSIEILTTLIFRYIRDGQEKINKDWLILSKGHAAPALYAVLHEKGLIKEEELWKIQAIDGLLQGHPEVYIPGVDMSTGSLGQGLSFGIGVATGIKMAKGSGRVFVIMGDGEQDEGEVWEAATHAVARNLDNLIAFIEVNGYQLDARTSEVKPKDFLPDVYKAIGWRTFSCDGHDILSIINAVEEALKARKPAVIFAKTLRGKGFTPIENTKIQRANPDVARQFLLNT; encoded by the coding sequence ATGGGTGAGCGTGATGGAATTCCAATATCAATAGATGAATTAAATAAATTAAAGGCAATAGCAGAAAGAGCTAGAAGGAACGTTATAAAAATGCAATTTTACGACCACTCTATACATGTAGGGTCTTCTTTAAGTAGTATAGAGATTCTCACTACCCTTATATTTAGATATATAAGAGACGGTCAAGAGAAGATAAATAAAGATTGGTTAATCCTAAGTAAAGGGCATGCAGCGCCAGCGTTATATGCAGTCCTACATGAAAAAGGCTTGATTAAGGAAGAAGAATTATGGAAAATTCAAGCAATAGACGGCTTATTACAAGGACATCCTGAAGTCTACATCCCTGGAGTTGATATGTCTACTGGTAGTTTAGGTCAAGGGCTAAGTTTCGGCATTGGAGTCGCTACCGGCATAAAGATGGCTAAAGGTAGCGGCAGAGTATTCGTAATAATGGGAGATGGTGAGCAAGACGAAGGAGAAGTATGGGAAGCGGCAACACATGCAGTTGCAAGAAATCTTGATAACCTTATAGCATTCATAGAAGTTAATGGTTACCAGCTTGATGCAAGGACTTCAGAAGTAAAACCAAAGGATTTCTTACCTGACGTTTATAAGGCTATAGGTTGGAGAACGTTTTCATGTGACGGCCATGATATATTAAGCATAATCAATGCTGTAGAAGAAGCATTAAAGGCAAGAAAACCGGCAGTAATTTTCGCGAAAACGCTTAGAGGTAAAGGTTTCACTCCAATTGAAAATACAAAAATACAGAGGGCGAATCCAGATGTTGCAAGGCAGTTTCTACTCAATACGTGA
- a CDS encoding transketolase family protein yields MLQGSFYSIREAFGRTLVKLGEEDKDIVVITADVGDSTRASYFREKFPDRYFNVGISEQDMVNFAAGLAAVGKKPVVADFAMFTMRAWEQIRNTTGRMNLNVKFTVTHAGYSDSGDGSSHQALEDIALMRTIPNFKVVVPADAAEVERSLPVIIKEQGPIYYRMGREYSPSITTGMDYKFEIGKAYVLKDGDDLAIMGAGVVLWDALKAAEELEKMGISTAVINVPTIKPIDENTIEYYARKTGRIVTVEEHTIYGGVGSAIAEVVVQKYPVPMRFIGSITFGRSARSQRELLDYYGINAENIIKKALELMK; encoded by the coding sequence ATGTTGCAAGGCAGTTTCTACTCAATACGTGAAGCGTTTGGAAGAACGTTAGTAAAGCTTGGAGAAGAAGACAAGGATATTGTAGTAATTACTGCTGACGTTGGAGACTCTACTAGAGCTTCTTATTTTAGAGAAAAGTTTCCTGATAGGTACTTTAATGTTGGTATTTCTGAGCAGGATATGGTAAATTTTGCCGCAGGCTTAGCAGCGGTTGGTAAAAAACCTGTTGTTGCGGATTTTGCAATGTTTACAATGAGGGCATGGGAGCAAATAAGAAACACTACTGGAAGAATGAACCTTAATGTTAAGTTTACTGTCACTCATGCTGGTTATAGTGATAGTGGGGATGGATCCAGTCATCAAGCTCTAGAGGATATAGCGTTAATGAGGACTATACCTAATTTTAAAGTTGTAGTTCCAGCAGACGCAGCAGAAGTCGAGAGAAGTCTTCCAGTTATTATCAAGGAACAAGGGCCTATATATTATAGAATGGGAAGAGAATATTCTCCATCAATAACTACTGGTATGGACTATAAATTTGAGATAGGCAAAGCTTACGTATTAAAAGATGGTGACGATTTAGCTATAATGGGAGCAGGAGTAGTATTATGGGATGCTTTAAAGGCTGCAGAGGAGCTCGAAAAGATGGGAATTTCTACTGCAGTAATTAATGTTCCAACGATTAAGCCTATTGATGAGAATACGATAGAGTATTATGCAAGGAAGACAGGTAGAATAGTCACAGTGGAGGAACACACAATATATGGCGGAGTAGGTTCAGCGATAGCTGAAGTTGTGGTGCAAAAATATCCAGTACCTATGAGGTTTATTGGAAGCATTACTTTTGGTAGGTCTGCTAGGAGTCAAAGAGAATTATTGGATTATTATGGCATAAATGCTGAAAATATTATTAAGAAGGCTTTAGAGTTGATGAAATGA
- a CDS encoding chorismate mutase, which produces MSGLEDLRKEIEEIDENIIKLLSRRFQISQQIGKIKKEKGIPITDENRESKVKEKWITLARKYGIPESFVESFLTMIFSYSKLYQINPKSKRRIVIIGYGGMARSLSSLFKISGQEVVITGRDLKKAEALSSEFNFVTMNIDSALKWGEIIISTLPPSAYFSDFMDETYKKIKAKIFMDITSSKAKIFKDIENKSIKYNFMYISIHPLFGPYLYPVGEKVVLIPSKTSTSIVRDIYEFFMDNGLVPLISNLEDHEKAMSIVQVLPHFYLLALSSSIQELSKELGIDFKKFETTNFREIYKIINRIYEIKNVILEIQENNPYADKAREFGVRELNNLYTQLMGKKNDALHS; this is translated from the coding sequence ATGAGTGGGCTTGAAGATTTAAGGAAAGAAATAGAAGAGATAGACGAAAATATAATAAAACTATTATCTAGAAGGTTTCAAATTTCACAACAAATTGGGAAGATAAAAAAGGAAAAAGGAATTCCAATAACTGATGAGAATAGGGAATCTAAAGTTAAGGAAAAATGGATAACTTTAGCTAGAAAATATGGTATTCCAGAATCTTTCGTTGAATCGTTTTTAACAATGATTTTTTCCTATTCCAAATTATATCAAATAAATCCCAAATCTAAGAGGAGAATTGTAATTATCGGCTATGGCGGTATGGCTAGATCTTTATCGTCACTTTTCAAAATATCTGGACAAGAAGTAGTTATAACTGGTAGAGATCTTAAAAAAGCTGAGGCTTTGTCCTCTGAGTTTAACTTCGTGACAATGAACATTGATTCTGCTTTAAAGTGGGGAGAAATTATAATTTCTACATTACCTCCATCGGCATATTTTTCAGATTTTATGGATGAGACATATAAAAAAATTAAAGCCAAAATTTTTATGGATATAACTTCATCTAAAGCCAAAATTTTTAAAGATATAGAAAATAAGTCAATAAAATATAATTTTATGTATATATCTATTCATCCTCTTTTTGGTCCTTACTTATATCCAGTAGGGGAAAAAGTTGTTTTAATTCCATCTAAGACTTCTACTTCTATTGTGAGAGATATTTATGAGTTTTTTATGGATAACGGTCTTGTTCCTTTAATTTCTAACTTAGAAGACCATGAAAAGGCAATGAGCATAGTCCAAGTTTTACCTCATTTTTACTTGTTGGCCTTATCCTCTAGCATTCAAGAGCTTTCAAAAGAACTTGGAATAGATTTTAAAAAATTCGAAACTACCAATTTTAGAGAGATATATAAAATTATTAATAGGATATATGAAATTAAAAATGTTATATTAGAAATTCAAGAGAACAATCCTTATGCTGATAAGGCAAGAGAATTTGGAGTAAGAGAATTAAATAACCTATACACCCAATTAATGGGGAAGAAAAATGATGCTCTTCATTCTTAG
- the aroF gene encoding 3-deoxy-7-phosphoheptulonate synthase — protein sequence MLFILRNDSSTLREKIKESSASYKFLDLYGKKLALVWPDEEAEKINDDSIEMKVKTKKPYILASNEWKKEPTKVSVKDVEIGGEKIVVAAGPCAVESEEQVETVAKAVRRAGASLLRGGAFKPRTSPYSFQGLGEGGLKILRKVSDEVGLPIVTEIMDARDLPLFKQYDIDMLQIGARNAQNFTLLKEVGKFGKPVLLKRGMANTVEEWLQSAEYLLSEGNGNVVLCERGIRTFEKATRFTLDIGGMVAAKMMTHLPMCADPSHPAGKRELVHSLALASVAAGADMLIIEVHPNPEKALSDSEQQLTPESFEVLMNRIKALANALGRSA from the coding sequence ATGCTCTTCATTCTTAGGAACGATAGTTCAACCTTAAGGGAGAAGATTAAGGAAAGTTCAGCCTCATATAAATTTCTAGACTTATACGGAAAGAAACTCGCATTAGTATGGCCAGACGAGGAAGCTGAAAAAATTAATGATGATAGTATAGAAATGAAAGTTAAAACGAAGAAACCTTACATTTTAGCAAGCAATGAGTGGAAAAAAGAGCCAACAAAAGTTAGTGTAAAAGACGTTGAAATAGGAGGAGAGAAAATAGTAGTTGCTGCGGGTCCTTGCGCAGTAGAGTCGGAGGAGCAAGTTGAGACAGTAGCCAAAGCAGTCAGGAGAGCTGGAGCATCTTTATTAAGAGGAGGAGCGTTTAAACCTAGGACTAGTCCTTACTCTTTTCAAGGCTTAGGAGAAGGTGGGCTAAAAATCTTGAGGAAAGTTAGTGATGAGGTAGGATTACCTATAGTTACAGAAATAATGGATGCAAGAGATTTGCCTTTGTTCAAACAGTACGATATAGATATGTTACAAATAGGTGCTAGAAACGCTCAAAACTTTACATTACTTAAGGAGGTAGGAAAATTTGGTAAACCTGTTTTATTAAAGAGAGGTATGGCAAATACTGTGGAAGAATGGTTGCAAAGTGCCGAATATTTACTATCAGAAGGTAACGGTAATGTTGTACTTTGTGAAAGGGGAATAAGAACATTTGAGAAAGCTACTAGATTCACGTTGGATATAGGCGGTATGGTTGCAGCGAAGATGATGACTCATTTGCCAATGTGCGCAGACCCTAGTCATCCAGCAGGTAAAAGGGAGTTAGTTCATTCTTTAGCCTTAGCATCAGTAGCCGCTGGCGCGGACATGTTAATTATAGAAGTTCATCCTAATCCGGAAAAAGCGCTTAGCGATTCTGAGCAGCAATTAACTCCAGAATCTTTTGAGGTATTGATGAACAGAATTAAAGCATTGGCGAACGCATTGGGTAGATCTGCATGA